A region of the Desulfovibrio sp. JC010 genome:
AAGACGTAAGTGCGATATTGCGATTTCTCCGGCTTGGCCTCTTCAAAAACCACCATGCCCACACGCATCCCCTCCCCGCCCAGATGGGAGGCATCGATACACTCGATACGCTGCGGCGGTGCGGAAAGTTTGAGTTTCCCGGCCAGCAGATCGAGGATATTGCTGTTATCCTTTTCCGTCTCTTTAAGACCGAGGGCGGCATTCTTGCGGGCTATTTCCAGCAACCTTTTTTCTTCAACGTTCTGCGGCGTGACTATGCGTACAATGGATTTGCTGCGCTCGCTGAGTAATTCCGCCGCCCCCTGCATGTCGAATTCAAAAGGCACAAAAATTTTGGGCGGAATAAATTTGGTTGAAGAGTAGAACTGGGACACAAAACTGTTCAAGATCTCCTCACCATCCTCAAGACTGAGGCCCGGCCAGAAAAAATTCTTCTTATCCAAAAGCCGCCCTTTCCTGATGAACAGCAACCCCAGCCCTACACCATGCGGGGATTCCGCCAGTGCGATCACATCAATATCCGAACGCTCACCAAGCACTACGGACTGCTTTTCCACGGTTTTCTGGATGGCCTTGATCTGGTCACGAAATTTGGCTGCATGCTCGAATTCCAATGCATCGGACGCTGCTTCCATCTGGCGGCGCAGGGAACCGATGAGATCTCCGGCCTTGCCGGAAAGAAGCATCTCCACCTGATGTACAAGCTCCATGTAATCCTGCCTAGGCACCACATTCACACACGGGCCGAGGCACTGACCGATATCGTGATAAAGGCAGGGCCGGACCCGGTTGCGGAAAGCAGAGTCGGAACATTTACGCAAAGGAAAGACCTTGCCGAGCACCTTCCATGTTTCACGGGCAAAATAACTGGAGGTATAGGGGCCGAAATACACGGAACCATCACGGACCACCTTGCGGGTCATGCGCAACCGGGGGAATTCGGACTTTTTGTCCAACTGGAAAAGCACGTACTGTTTGTCATCACGCAGAACAACGTTATAGCGCGGCCTGTGCTTCTTAATCAGGCTGGCTTCGAGAAGAAGAGCTTCCTTTTCTGTGCCGGTAACAAGGGTGTCGATGGAATGGATTTTCGAAACCAGCACCCGGGTCTTGGGGGTATGCTTCTGCATGGCCCGAAAATAGGATGCCAGCCTTTTACGAAGTTCACGGGCCTTCCCTACATATATA
Encoded here:
- the uvrC gene encoding excinuclease ABC subunit UvrC, translating into MGFEFKSADFPALPGVYLMKDSSGRIIYVGKARELRKRLASYFRAMQKHTPKTRVLVSKIHSIDTLVTGTEKEALLLEASLIKKHRPRYNVVLRDDKQYVLFQLDKKSEFPRLRMTRKVVRDGSVYFGPYTSSYFARETWKVLGKVFPLRKCSDSAFRNRVRPCLYHDIGQCLGPCVNVVPRQDYMELVHQVEMLLSGKAGDLIGSLRRQMEAASDALEFEHAAKFRDQIKAIQKTVEKQSVVLGERSDIDVIALAESPHGVGLGLLFIRKGRLLDKKNFFWPGLSLEDGEEILNSFVSQFYSSTKFIPPKIFVPFEFDMQGAAELLSERSKSIVRIVTPQNVEEKRLLEIARKNAALGLKETEKDNSNILDLLAGKLKLSAPPQRIECIDASHLGGEGMRVGMVVFEEAKPEKSQYRTYVFPELEHSSDDYAALFHWVIKRIDSGPPWADLILIDGGKGQLASVEKAFAENWKYDEPIPHLASIAKGPTRKAGELEDRIFRPGRKNHLPLKGGSPELLYLQRIRDEAHRFVIGRQRKSRKQKVLQSEVLSLPGIGPKTARLLWDEFGSVQKMKEASVGDLSNIQGIGKKKAQQIFDAFKEV